ATATTTTCCGGAGGGGCCTTAAGTTTTTTATATACCCGCACTGCCCTGATAAATCAATGGAATGAATCCGCGGTGTTGAAACTTCAGCGGGCCGCTCATTACATTGAGATGCGGCTTTTAAAGCCGGTTGAATTAATTGAAACATTGTTCCAGGTTTCCCGTGAAAAACAGATCCCCCTCTCCCTTGATGAGGTTGCTGCATACCTGGAAACCATCGAAGGTGTTCTGGCGGTCGGTGTCAGAAAAGACACCGGCTTGCAAGCGCCTGCAGCTCACAATCATGGTGCAATGATGGCGTTCGGGGGCATGACACAATTTCGCCACACCCGCATTCTGGACGTGTCCCAGCCGGTATATGACACAGATGCAGGGCATAACGCCGTCATTATGTCAGTAACATTGGTTGATTCAGCAGGCAGCGGCAATGGTCGTATAGAAATCAAGATGAGTTTTAACTATCTGCTCAAGGATATTATTCAACTGGGGTGGTGGCAGAGCGACATGGCCTGCATTGTGGATAAAGCCGGCAAATACATGGCCCATACCAATATGACCATGAAAGGCCGGCATTACCTGGGCGGAGAAAATGATCCCCTGGAACAGGCGATTTTACAGGAAATGAAAACCGCTGTGTCCGGTACTGTGCAGTCCCCCGGTTATCCCCCGGCAATGGTGGCCGGGTTTTATAAGCTGGAACAGGTCCCCTGGACCATTATCCTTTTTGCCAAAGGAAAAAACATATTACAACCCATTACCAATTACAGAAATGCGTTTGTTTTCGGCAGCGGGGTGTTGATTTTTCTTATCCTGCTGCTCATCAGGCAGCATGTGGGGCAAATTGTTCATCAGATAAAAACCCTGTCAAAAAATGCCCGGAAAATTGCCAGAGGGGAATATGGAGAACCTGTAAAGGCAAACAGCAACGATGAGATCGGACAGTTGGTGGAAATATATAATGACATGGTCACAGGATTGAAAGAGCGCGATTTTATCAGGGATTCCTTTGGCCGGTATGTGGATCCGGAATTTGCCAAACTTCTGCTACGGCATCCGGATGCCGGCAATTTGGGCGGGCAGCGGCGGGAAGTCGTTTTAATGATGTCGGATATCAGGGGATTCACACCGCTTTCAGAAACATTGAGTCCTGAAATAATCATTCGGATTCTGAATCAGTATTTTTCCCACATGATAAAAATCATCCAGGACCACGACGGTATTATCGTCGATTTTTTCGGCGACTCCATCCTGGTGTTTTTTGATCCTGTCACAGGGACGATAGAAGACAAGGTTTTTTGCGCCGTTCAATGTGCATCCCGGATGCAGTCTGAAATGGCGGCATTCAATGAAAAAATGCGCCTCCAGCAGATGCCCGGGCTGG
Above is a window of Desulfotignum balticum DSM 7044 DNA encoding:
- a CDS encoding adenylate/guanylate cyclase domain-containing protein — encoded protein: MEIKKIKKHRTLQGKLIILLLLPVFLIIFSGGALSFLYTRTALINQWNESAVLKLQRAAHYIEMRLLKPVELIETLFQVSREKQIPLSLDEVAAYLETIEGVLAVGVRKDTGLQAPAAHNHGAMMAFGGMTQFRHTRILDVSQPVYDTDAGHNAVIMSVTLVDSAGSGNGRIEIKMSFNYLLKDIIQLGWWQSDMACIVDKAGKYMAHTNMTMKGRHYLGGENDPLEQAILQEMKTAVSGTVQSPGYPPAMVAGFYKLEQVPWTIILFAKGKNILQPITNYRNAFVFGSGVLIFLILLLIRQHVGQIVHQIKTLSKNARKIARGEYGEPVKANSNDEIGQLVEIYNDMVTGLKERDFIRDSFGRYVDPEFAKLLLRHPDAGNLGGQRREVVLMMSDIRGFTPLSETLSPEIIIRILNQYFSHMIKIIQDHDGIIVDFFGDSILVFFDPVTGTIEDKVFCAVQCASRMQSEMAAFNEKMRLQQMPGLDMGIGINAGQVVVGNIGSETRSKYGVVGSAVNITSRIQAKAQKKEILISESVYAYVRDQVDITKKFTAKLKGVEGLTTLRAIDTIYALGKRP